Part of the Sinorhizobium terangae genome is shown below.
CAAATCGATCTCGAAGGGGGATTCACCTTCAGTATCGAGCACGCGGCCGGCGAGCGGAAAGCGGCCCGCAAGGATCTCTTCGGCAACGAAGGGATCGATCGCCCTCAAGTCGGTCGGCGCAACGATCAGCCGATCGGGCGTTGATCCGGCAAAGCGCATCGCCGTCGAGCGGCCGAGCGCGATGCGGCGCGAAAATCGGCGCCAGCCCTCCCGCAGATACAGGTAAAGAAGCCTTTGCTTACCGGAAAACACCATCAGCGCCCGTCGGTTTCCTTATGCCTGCAACGGACCCTTTCGAAGCGCCTGAGGCTGCTGCACGTCCTAAAATCTACTCCGATTCAGGGGACATGCAGCAATTCCAAGTGCTACAGCGACCTTGGCGCCCAGAAAGACGCGCGGCGCTGCAGCGCATGCCCGGCTCGCGCCAGAATCCCTTTCCAGCAGATGGTGCCGGAAAGACCATTAAACTTTTATCAATCCTGTAAATATTGATAGGCCGACGGCCCGATAGCGTCAATTGTCGCGGCAAAACAGCCTGTTGACGGCGGCCATTGCGTCGACATCGGTTGATCTTTAGGCACGCTTGCGGCGAAGCACCGCGGCATAGAAACCGTCGAGCCCGCCGGCGAATGGTGCTGCAAGCGGCAGCATGGCGGGCGTCGTGCGAAACTCGCCGAGTTCTGTGATCGCCTCGCCGAGACCCGGCCAATCGGCAGCAGCAATGGGCACGCGTTCACAATCCTCGCCGTCGCCGACGACGCGCGCGACAACCTCCTCGCCTTCGCGCGGATCGAGCGAGCAATTGGAAAAGACCACCAGCCCGCCGGGCTTCACCACGGTCAGCGCGTGGCGCAGCAACCGCTCCTGCAGCCCGGCAAGCTTCTCGACGTCCTCCGGCCCCTTCGTCCAGAGCACATCCGGATGACGGCGCGTCGTTCCAGTAGAGGAGCAGGGAGCGTCGAGCAGCGCCGCATCGAAGAGTTCCTCCGGTTGGAAGTCAGCCATGTTGACTTCCTTCGTCCGGGCCTCAAGCCCAAGCCGCGCGAGGTTGGTCTTCAGGCGCCGCAAGCGGCTTGACGACTGATCGAGCGCCGTCACGTTTGCTCCGGCGAGGATCAGCTGTGCCGTCTTGCCGCCCGGAGCCGCGCAGAGGTCGACGACGCTCTTGCCGGCCAGATCGCCGAAGAGGCGCGCCGGAATCGAGGCAGCCGCGTCCTGGACCCACCACTCCCCTTCCGAAAATCCCGGCAAAGCCGGAATGGTGCCCGAGAAGGTTCCAAGCCGGACCGAACCGGTCGGAAGAACCGTGCCCGCGAGACGCTCGGCCCAGGCGTCGGGGTCTGACTTCACCGACAGATCGATTGCGGCCGAAATCTCTTGCGCCGCCGATATGCGCTCGGCCTCGTCCCGGCCGTAATGTACCACGAGCCTTTCGTAAAACCAGTCCGGCATTGCCGGAATGGTTTTCATCTTGTCGAGAATGGCGTCCTTTTCGCGCGAGAGCCGGCGAAGAACGGCATTGACGAGACTCGCGAAACGGCGATTGCGCGGATCGCCCTGCGCCTGCTCCACGGCAAGGTCGACGGCGGAATGATCCGGAATGTCGAGATAGAGGATCTGCGCCGCGGCAACCGTCAGTACGTGATCGAGCGCACGCGCCCCTTCCGGCAGCGGCGTCTGCAGCAGAGAATCG
Proteins encoded:
- a CDS encoding RsmB/NOP family class I SAM-dependent RNA methyltransferase, yielding MPEKNDSRPKRTRAQKAAPSRTGAAMAEKPGLKSRQAAAKILAAVVDRKTSLDGMLDQEHGNPVYRELNDADRALVRAILNSALRHLPRIRAAIDSLLQTPLPEGARALDHVLTVAAAQILYLDIPDHSAVDLAVEQAQGDPRNRRFASLVNAVLRRLSREKDAILDKMKTIPAMPDWFYERLVVHYGRDEAERISAAQEISAAIDLSVKSDPDAWAERLAGTVLPTGSVRLGTFSGTIPALPGFSEGEWWVQDAAASIPARLFGDLAGKSVVDLCAAPGGKTAQLILAGANVTALDQSSSRLRRLKTNLARLGLEARTKEVNMADFQPEELFDAALLDAPCSSTGTTRRHPDVLWTKGPEDVEKLAGLQERLLRHALTVVKPGGLVVFSNCSLDPREGEEVVARVVGDGEDCERVPIAAADWPGLGEAITELGEFRTTPAMLPLAAPFAGGLDGFYAAVLRRKRA